In Kogia breviceps isolate mKogBre1 chromosome 7, mKogBre1 haplotype 1, whole genome shotgun sequence, a single window of DNA contains:
- the FBXO3 gene encoding F-box only protein 3, with amino-acid sequence MAAVETESAPLTLESLPTDPLLLILSFLDYRDLINCCYVSRRLSQLSSHDPLWRRHCKKYWLISEEEKTQKNQCWKSLFIDTYSDVGRYIDHYAAIKKAWDDLKKYLEPRCPRMVLSLKEGAREEDLDAVEAQIGCKLPDDYRCSYRIHNGQKLVVPGLLGSMALSNHYRSEDLLDVDTAAGGFQQRQGLKYCLPLTFCIHTGLSQYIAVEAAEGRNKNEVFYQCPDQMARNPAAIDMFIIGATFTDWFTSYVNNVVSGGFPIIRDQIFRYVHDAECVATTGDITVSVSTSFLPELSSVHPPHYFFTYRIRIEMSKDALPEKACQLDSRYWRITNAKGDVEEVQGPGVVGEFPIISPGRVYEYTSCTTFSTTSGYMEGYYTFHFLYFKDKIFNVAIPRFHMACPTFRVSIARLEMGPDEYEEMEEEEEEEEEEDDDDDSADMDESDEDEEEERRRRVFDVPIRRRRCSRLF; translated from the exons TTGTTGCTATGTCAGTCGAAGACTTAGCCAGCTATCAAGTCACGATCCGCTGTGGAGGAGACATTGCAAAAAATACTGGCTGATATCTGA ggaagagaaaacacagaagaacCAGTGTTGGAAATCCCTCTTCATTGATACTTACTCTGATGTAGGAAGATATATTGACCATTATGCTGCTATTAAAAAGGCCTGGGATGAtctcaagaaatatttggaaCCCAGATGTCCTCGTATGGTTTTATCTCTGAAAG AGGGTGCTCGAGAGGAAGACCTAGATGCTGTGGAAGCTCAGATTGGctgcaagcttcctgatgatTATCGATGTTCATATCGTATCCACAATGGGCAGAAGTTAGTGGTTCCTGG GTTGTTGGGAAGCATGGCGCTGTCTAATCACTATCGTTCTGAGGATTTGCTAGACGTCGACACGGCTGCTGGAGGCTTCCAGCAGAGACAGGGACTGAAATACTGTCTACCTTTAACTTTTTGCATACATACTGGTTTGAGTCAGTACATAGCAGTGGAAGCTGCGGAGGGCCGAAACAAAAATGAAGTCTTCTACCAATGTCCG GACCAAATGGCTCGGAATCCAGCAGCTATTGACATGTTTATCATAG GTGCTACTTTTACTGACTGGTTTACTTCTTATGTCAACAATGTTGTATCAGGTGGCTTCCCTATCATCAGAGACCAAATTTTCAG ATATGTTCATGATGCAGAATGTGTAGCAACGACTGGGGATATTACAGTTTCAGTTTCCACATCGTTTCTGCCAGAACTTAGCTCTGTACATCCACCCCACTATTTCTTCACATACCGAATCAG GATTGAAATGTCAAAAGATGCACTTCCTGAGAAGGCGTGTCAGTTAGACAGTCGCTACTGGAGAATAACAAACGCTAAAGGTGATGTGGAAGAAGTTCAAGGACCTGGAGTAGTTG GTGAATTTCCAATCATCAGCCCAGGCCGGGTATATGAATACACAAGTTGTACCACATTCTCTACAACATCAGGCTATATGGAAGGATATTATACCTTCCATTTCCTTTACTTTAAAGACAAGATCTTTAATGTTGCCATTCCCCGATTCCATATGGCATGTCCGACATTCAGGGTGTCTATAGCTCGATTG GAAATGGGTCCTGATGAATATGAAGagatggaagaggaagaagaggaggaggaggaggaagacgaTGATGATGATTCGGCAGATATGGATGAATCTGatgaagatgaggaggaggagagacgGAGGAGAGTCTTCGATGTTCCCATTCGAAGACGCCGCTGCTCTCGCCTTTTTTAG